A genome region from Coffea arabica cultivar ET-39 chromosome 7e, Coffea Arabica ET-39 HiFi, whole genome shotgun sequence includes the following:
- the LOC113701932 gene encoding UPF0496 protein 1-like: MGSQFSKTKGQSTLTPPHRQGSNSSHSNHSSSNGEKAEDVASEADLSSYEAACQADPQLRSLDATLQERTSRAINSIAVGLDFRALSLDSLREVTECLLEMNQEVVNVILQCKKDIWKDQDLYDLVNDYFENSLQSLDFCTALEACLKRALHTQSIVLLALQKFEEENENAQAHSQEESVNPYPKTLQELSNFKATGDPFTQEFFSLFQDVYKQQVLMLEKLQAKKRKLDKKLKSMKGWRKVSNVIFIAAFVSVLICSVVAAAVTAPPVVTALAAAAAVPLGSMGKWLNSIWSKCERDLKGQREVICSMQIGNYVVIKDLDSIRVLVDKLQIEIEALLQTADFAMREDEAVVIAVTEIKKKVNGFMKTIQDLNDHADKCSRDIRRARAVILRRIINYPSGSDQSNGMPFLS, translated from the coding sequence ATGGGTAGTCAATTTAGCAAAACCAAGGGACAGAGCACGCTCACCCCACCGCATCGACAGGGCAGCAACTCCAGTCACAGCAACCATAGTAGTAGTAATGGGGAAAAAGCTGAGGATGTCGCCTCCGAAGCTGATCTGAGCTCCTACGAAGCCGCCTGCCAAGCCGATCCACAGCTCCGGTCTTTAGACGCCACTCTCCAGGAACGCACCAGCCGAGCCATCAACTCTATAGCGGTAGGCCTCGACTTCAGGGCCCTCTCCCTCGACTCCCTCCGGGAAGTCACCGAATGCTTGCTGGAAATGAATCAAGAAGTAGTCAACGTCATCCTCCAATGCAAGAAAGATATCTGGAAAGACCAAGACCTATACGATCTGGTCAACGATTACTTCGAGAATAGCCTTCAAAGTTTGGACTTTTGTACTGCCCTCGAAGCTTGCCTCAAGCGTGCCCTCCACACCCAATCCATTGTTCTCCTCGCCTTGCAGAAATTCGAggaggaaaatgaaaatgcCCAAGCCCATTCCCAAGAAGAATCCGTCAATCCTTATCCGAAAACCTTACAGGAGTTGTCCAATTTTAAGGCCACCGGCGACCCTTTTACTCAGGAGTTCTTTTCCTTGTTTCAAGATGTCTATAAGCAGCAAGTTTTGATGTTAGAGAAACTGCAAGCTAAAAAGAGGAAGcttgacaagaaattgaagtcaATGAAGGGTTGGAGGAAGGTGTCTAATGTTATTTTCATAGCAGCTTTTGTGTCTGTTTTGATTTGCTCCGTCGTGGCTGCGGCCGTCACGGCTCCGCCGGTGGTGACGGCATTGGCTGCGGCAGCAGCGGTGCCATTGGGGTCGATGGGTAAATGGTTGAATTCTATTTGGAGTAAGTGCGAGAGGGATTTGAAAGGGCAGAGGGAGGTTATTTGCTCGATGCAGATTGGGAATTACGTAGTGATTAAGGACTTGGATAGCATTAGGGTGCTTGTGGATAAGCTGCAGATTGAGATTGAGGCATTGCTGCAGACAGCTGATTTTGCCATGAGGGAAGATGAGGCTGTGGTGATCGCCGTGACTGAGATAAAGAAGAAGGTGAATGGGTTTATGAAAACCATTCAGGATTTGAATGATCATGCTGACAAGTGTAGCAGGGATATTAGGAGAGCGAGGGCAGTGATTTTGAGGAGGATTATCAATTATCCCAGTGGCTCAGATCAGAGCAACGGTATGCCGTTTTTGTCATGA